A single genomic interval of Antechinus flavipes isolate AdamAnt ecotype Samford, QLD, Australia chromosome 1, AdamAnt_v2, whole genome shotgun sequence harbors:
- the MON1A gene encoding vacuolar fusion protein MON1 homolog A, whose product MAADVHKKKSWESTNGTLVPSDGQSSERSESPTPGLAQGTEPGAGQEGAMFVHARSYEDLTESEEGEAAGGSPEEGAGAQARATATDMRQISKDFSELSTQLTGVARDLEEEMRPEPEDCLETAGPGERRASEPPREGEAGEGDEEDAAETWRLHQKHIFVLSEAGKPVYSRYGSEEALSSTMGVMVALVSFLEADKNAIRSIHADGYKVVFVRRSPLVLVAVARTRQSEQEIAQELLYIYYQILSLLTWTQLNHIFQQKQNYDLRRLLLGSERITDNLLQLMARDPSFLMGAARCLPLAAGVRDAVSTSLQQAKAKSLVFSILLSRNQLVSLVRKKDQFLHPIDLHLLFNLISSSSSFREGEAWTPICLPKFNSGGFFHVHISYLEPDTDLCLLLVSTDREDFFTVSDCRRRFQERLKKRGAHHMLREALRTPFYSVSQVGIPDLRHFIYKSKSSGLFTSPEIEDPYASEEEQERLLGLYQYLHSRAHNASHPLKTIYYTGPNENLLALVTGAFELYMCYSPLGTKASAISAVHKLMRWIRKEEDRLFILTPLTY is encoded by the exons GGGCCGGCCAGGAGGGGGCCATGTTTGTCCATGCCCGTTCTTACGAGGACCTGACGGAATCCGAGGAGGGGGAAGCCGCCGGGGGCAGCCCTGAGGAGGGAGCCGGTGCCCAGGCTCGGGCCACCGCGACGGACATGCGGCAGATCAGCAAAGACTTCAGCGAGCTGAGTACGCAGCTGACGGGGGTGGCCCGGGACCTGGAGGAGGAGATGCGTCCAGAGCCCGAAGACTGTCTCGAGACTGCGGGCCCCGGGGAGCGGAGGGCCTCAGAGCCCCCCAGGGAGGGAGAGGCCGGGGAAGGGGACGAGGAGGACGCGGCCGAAACGTGGCGGCTGCACCAGAAGCACATCTTCGTGCTCAGTGAAGCCGGGAAGCCCGTTTATTCCCGTTACGGCTCGGAGGAGGCGCTGTCCAGCACAATGGGGGTCATGGTGGCTCTGGTGTCCTTCCTGGAGGCTGACAAGAACGCTATTCGCTCCATTCATGCAG ACGGCTATAAGGTGGTATTTGTCCGCCGAAGCCCCCTGGTGCTGGTGGCTGTGGCCCGCACCCGCCAGTCGGAGCAGGAGATAGCCCAGGAGCTGTTGTACATCTATTACCAGATCCTCAGCCTGCTCACCTGGACCCAGCTCAATCACATCTTCCAGCAGAAGCAGAATTACGACCTGCGTCGCCTGCTCTTGGGCTCCGAGCGCATCACGGATAACCTGCTGCAGCTCATGGCCCGCGACCCCAGCTTCCTGATGGGCGCCGCCCGCTGCCTGCCCCTGGCCGCCGGCGTGCGGGACGCCGTGAGCACCAGCCTGCAGCAGGCCAAGGCCAAGAGCCTCGTGTTTTCCATCCTGCTGTCCCGGAACCAGCTGGTGTCTCTGGTGCGGAAGAAGGACCAGTTCCTTCATCCCATTGACCTCCACCTTCTCTTTAACCTCATCAGTTCCTCATCCTCCTTTCGAGAAGGAGAGGCTTGGACGCCCATCTGCCTCCCCAAATTCAACTCGGGGGGCTTCTTCCACGTGCACATCTCCTACCTGGAGCCAGACACAGACTTGTGCCTGCTCCTGGTCTCCACTGACCGAGAGGACTTCTTCACGGTCTCAGACTGCCGCCGCCGTTTCCAGGAGCGCTTGAAAAAGCGCGGGGCCCATCACATGCTGCGGGAGGCCCTGCGCACCCCCTTCTACAGCGTGAGCCAAGTGGGCATCCCAGACCTTCGTCACTTCATCTACAAGTCCAAGAGCTCAGGGCTCTTCACCAG CCCAGAGATCGAGGATCCATATGCAAGTGAGGAGGAGCAGGAGCGGCTGCTGGGCCTTTATCAGTACCTGCACAGCCGTGCCCACAACGCCTCCCACCCTCTCAAAACCATCTACTACACAGGCCCCAACGAGAACCTTCTGGCTTTG GTGACAGGAGCCTTTGAGCTGTACATGTGCTACAGTCCCTTGGGCACCAAGGCCTCTGCCATTAGTGCCGTGCACAAGCTGATGCGCTGGATTCGGAAGGAGGAGGACAGGCTATTCATTCTCACTCCTCTGACCTATTGA